The region CGGATGAATGGGAGTTTTAGGTCTCCGATAAAAGTCGAATCACTTAGTCAAACAGCTGAAGCTGCACCTACAACTCTTGTTGAAAACGGCCAACGACAGAACATACCGACAAAGAAGCAATTGGTTGATTCCCATCGTCAAGGTCTCATTGTTGGTGTTGGTTATAGACAGACCGTCGTCATTAGGTCCTATGAAGTCGGTCCTGATAAAACCGCAACACTTGAAAGCATCCTCAATCTTCTTCAGGCAATTCAATCTCTGTCATTACACTATTTCTATTGTTTTCCTAAGATTAATGATACCGACACTTCAGGTCGAAGATATGTCTGGTATCTGATATGCGTGTGTCTGACACTAACATATGTAATTACATTCAATTAACATTATCTTTAATTTTATGCAGGAAACAGCATTGAACCATGTATGGATGTCTGGATTACTGAGTGATGGGTTTGGAGCAACACATGGAATGATGAAGAATGATCTCATATGGGTTGTTTCAAGAATGCAAGTTCTCATTGATTATTATCCCATCTGGTAATTAAAAGTTCCTCTTTTTCAATAACTACTATTAATCTATTAAGTATTATACAAAGACAAAACACAAATTAATGTGATCCAATTTGATAACTTTCATGCCATACATGACAAAAATGTACTGTTTCTTGGAGGTTTTCCTAGGAGTTTTCTCCATGTTAATTGAGATTTCTTGTCCTATACTCTTTTGGTGGCAGACaactttctcttttaaatttaaatatacATATGCATTGCATAGAGTTTCACTACAATACTCCATATTTTAATCCATCATGGGCCATAACAGAACCATAATAACAAATAGAATATACACTTAACATGTGACAGGGGAGAGGTACTTGAAATCGACACATGGGTTGGAGCATCGGGCAAGAACGGAATGCGACGCGACTGGCTCATAAGAAGTCAAGCCACAGGCCAAATTTTCGCCCGCGCAACAAGGTATCCTATGTCTAGCACGGTTTTTCTAACATTTTTGAAGGCTTACCTCATACATGTTCTAATCGAGATTAGCACTTAACTAAACCAGCACATGGGTGATGATGAACCGTAAAACAAGACGCCTCTCGAAAATGCCAGAAGAGGTGAGGGAAGAACTCGCACCTTGGTTTATTTCAAACCAAGCAATCAAAGAAGACGCTCCCGAAAAAATCGTCAAATTGAACAAAGAGGCGAAATACACGAACTCCAATTTAAAGGTATGACATCGTTTTAATCGCGCTCGTGTCACAATCCTTAGTATCACGCCCGTGTATAATTAATGATTTTGTATCATTGTCCTCTTTGCAGCCTAAGAGAAGTGACTTAGACATGAACCAACATGTTAATAATGTAAAGTATCTAAGATGGATGCTAGAGGTAACTTCAGAAAAATGAACCTACTCATAATTATTAAAATATCATATAGTTAactttagttttttttttttaattattgatTATTTTACAGACCATACCAGATCAAATTCTAGAGAGTCACCAATTATCTGGAATCATATTAGAATATAGAAAGGAATGTGGAAGTTCAGATATAGTTGAGTCACTATGTGAACCTGAAGAAGATGAAATAGTAGTTAATGGAATTATTGAACCAGATTATTGCACAAATTTGATCAATGGATTATCATTGGCATCATCAGATATTATAAATGGTGGTGGAGTTTTGAGCTACCTTGAGCATAGGCCAATGAAGTATACACATCTTTTACAAGCTAAGGGAGAAAAACAAAATGAAGAAATTGTTAGAGGAAAAACTACATGGAAGAGGAAATTCACTACATGTCCATTTTCTACATAGTAATGTATGTTGAAGAAGTTTTTGGGAACTGAGAAAGAACAAACTTCAATCTGTGCTTTGGTGTGTGTGAACTATGAAAATTTTGGCTTAAATGTAAAAGACATTATGGGAAAAAGCCAAGAGCATTaggagaaaaaaaatataaagaaaGTGAGTGACATGATCAATGAAATTTAAAAAGTTATGTGTATGTTGCTTATGTAATTCATGAAACTTCTGTCAAATATATGATAATGATTTatgagtttaattgaaatacaccgacagtgtaaaaagattttacaccgtcagttaatcatagacgtcggatattaaaagaagtttgacttttattttaaaagtctataaagtaatacaaatggatgatggtgatgaatcgacggtgtaaatttttttacactgacATTATATAGTAATTAATTTCATAATTTATTTATAATGAATTCTAGTTATATATTcaccaaaaataaataaattatatgaTAAACA is a window of Lathyrus oleraceus cultivar Zhongwan6 chromosome 6, CAAS_Psat_ZW6_1.0, whole genome shotgun sequence DNA encoding:
- the LOC127096889 gene encoding palmitoyl-acyl carrier protein thioesterase, chloroplastic, which encodes MAAVTNFTYSASPFLVRCCSMKENHHEQLNGNSSIRMNGSFRSPIKVESLSQTAEAAPTTLVENGQRQNIPTKKQLVDSHRQGLIVGVGYRQTVVIRSYEVGPDKTATLESILNLLQETALNHVWMSGLLSDGFGATHGMMKNDLIWVVSRMQVLIDYYPIWGEVLEIDTWVGASGKNGMRRDWLIRSQATGQIFARATSTWVMMNRKTRRLSKMPEEVREELAPWFISNQAIKEDAPEKIVKLNKEAKYTNSNLKPKRSDLDMNQHVNNVKYLRWMLETIPDQILESHQLSGIILEYRKECGSSDIVESLCEPEEDEIVVNGIIEPDYCTNLINGLSLASSDIINGGGVLSYLEHRPMKYTHLLQAKGEKQNEEIVRGKTTWKRKFTTCPFST